A single genomic interval of Cellvibrio sp. PSBB023 harbors:
- the ribF gene encoding bifunctional riboflavin kinase/FAD synthetase has protein sequence MNPAAHAFIRGLHNLRPWHRGCVATIGSFDGVHLGHQAILRQLMDVSRHYNLPAVVIVFEPQPHEFFSGDKAPARLMRLREKVQALLAAGVARVLCVQFNEALRKLTAEAFIETVLLDGLDIKHLVVGDDFRFGCDRRGDFALLQKIGAERGFGVTDTCTLEINGERVSSTRIRHLLEMGDFAQAETLLGKPYSISGRIAYGQQLGRKLGVPTANVHLRRYRSPLHGVFTVSARFVDGSVHQGVANVGVRPTVTGDKKPLLEVHLFDFSRKVYGAMIDVVFHTKLRDEKKFNSLDELQTQLQADIAQGQAFFRRDTAPMN, from the coding sequence GTGAATCCAGCGGCACATGCGTTTATTCGCGGGTTACATAACCTGCGCCCCTGGCACCGTGGCTGCGTGGCAACCATCGGCTCCTTTGATGGCGTGCATCTCGGTCATCAAGCCATACTGCGTCAGTTAATGGATGTCAGCCGGCATTACAACCTGCCTGCCGTGGTCATCGTATTTGAGCCTCAGCCACACGAATTTTTTTCCGGCGATAAGGCCCCCGCGCGGCTCATGCGCCTGCGCGAAAAAGTACAAGCCTTATTGGCTGCCGGTGTGGCGCGCGTCCTCTGTGTGCAATTTAACGAGGCGCTGCGCAAGCTGACCGCTGAAGCCTTTATCGAAACTGTCTTGCTGGATGGTTTGGATATCAAGCATCTGGTAGTGGGCGACGATTTCCGTTTTGGCTGTGATCGCCGCGGCGATTTCGCCCTGCTGCAAAAAATAGGCGCTGAGCGCGGGTTTGGCGTAACCGATACCTGTACCCTTGAAATAAATGGTGAGCGCGTGAGCAGTACACGTATCCGCCACCTGCTGGAAATGGGTGATTTTGCCCAGGCAGAAACCCTGCTCGGCAAGCCCTACAGCATTAGCGGGCGTATTGCTTACGGCCAGCAGTTGGGGCGTAAGCTCGGTGTGCCAACTGCCAATGTGCACTTGCGTCGCTACCGCTCGCCTTTGCACGGTGTATTCACCGTCAGTGCCCGCTTTGTGGATGGCAGTGTGCATCAGGGCGTCGCCAATGTGGGGGTGCGACCCACAGTGACTGGCGACAAAAAACCACTGTTGGAAGTGCACCTGTTTGATTTCTCCCGCAAAGTCTATGGCGCGATGATTGATGTTGTGTTTCACACCAAATTGCGCGATGAAAAGAAATTCAACTCGCTGGATGAACTGCAAACACAGCTGCAAGCCGATATTGCCCAAGGACAGGCTTTTTTCCGGCGCGACACTGCTCCTATGAACTAA
- a CDS encoding MgtC/SapB family protein, producing MSSVWQQISNTVVIEFSDLKDVTEITTITVRLLMAALLGGILGFEREQRGKAAGIKTHMLVSIGAALFVLIPMQAGLSESELSRVVQGIIAGIGFLGAGAILKGTDEKDLKGLTTAASIWLTAAIGVAAGLGRESSAILCTLLALMILIVIPRVAELMAAKRKL from the coding sequence ATGAGTAGCGTATGGCAGCAAATATCCAATACGGTAGTGATAGAGTTTTCTGACCTCAAGGACGTCACTGAAATTACCACCATCACCGTCCGTTTATTAATGGCGGCGTTGTTGGGCGGAATCCTCGGTTTTGAACGCGAGCAGCGTGGCAAAGCGGCCGGGATTAAAACGCACATGCTAGTGTCCATTGGCGCTGCACTGTTTGTGTTAATTCCCATGCAGGCCGGGCTCTCCGAGTCTGAATTGAGTCGCGTGGTACAGGGTATTATCGCCGGTATAGGTTTTCTGGGGGCGGGCGCCATACTTAAGGGCACCGATGAAAAAGACCTGAAAGGCTTAACAACGGCCGCCAGTATTTGGCTAACTGCTGCCATCGGCGTCGCGGCTGGTTTAGGGCGCGAATCATCGGCAATTCTCTGCACCTTGTTGGCGCTGATGATATTAATCGTTATTCCGCGTGTTGCAGAGCTGATGGCCGCCAAACGCAAATTGTAA
- the ileS gene encoding isoleucine--tRNA ligase, with the protein MTDYKTTLNLPNTGFAMKANLAQREPDMLKQWQASDLYQQIRAARVGHEQFILHDGPPYANGDIHIGHAVNKILKDIIVKSKTLSGFDAPYVPGWDCHGLPIEHNVEKKIGKAGDKVDVKTFRNKCREYAAKQVEGQKADFVRLGVLGEWDKPYLTMDYKFEADIIRSLGKIAENGHLHKGFKPVYWSVVGGSALAEAEVEYQDKTSFSIDVKFAFVDQAAIEKAIAELSGSGKISLVIWTTTPWTLPANQAVSANAEVDYALVQVGDERLLVAETLIGSVLARAKIENHVIVGRVKGAVLENLLLQHPFYARQVPVILGDHVTTDAGTGFVHTAPDHGADDFNVGVKYGIGTLNYIDDHGTYRPNVEIFAGDHVYKVDEKVVALLIEKNALLAQGKITHSFPHCWRTKTPLIFRATPQWFVSMSKNNLRDQVAQAVESVEWVPDWGKARIDAMLATSPDWCISRQRTWGVPIALFVNKETQELHPETARLIEAVAQKVELAGMDAWFELDAAELLGADADKYQKVTDTLDVWFDSGVTHYAVLEQRGGLRFPADLYLEGSDQHRGWFQSSLKTSMAMHGVPPYKTVLTHGFVVDAQGRKMSKSIGNVIPPQKVVNDLGADVLRLWVAATDFSTEMSVSDEILKRTADSYRRIRNTARFILSNLTGFNPATDAVPVENMLQLDRWIVARTAQLQQDIIAAYDSYQLHLIYQKLHNFCVVELGGFYLDIIKDRQYTVKGDALARRSAQTALHYVIEAMVRWIAPILSFTADEIWKEIAGEREANVFVAEWYQLPAMPVDSFADSYWELIAQVKDAVNKVLEAKRTAGEVGGSLGAEVILYCDEKLHGELHKLANELRFVLITSTAEIRPLGEAQNAEATDIAGLQVAVKKSEHTKCERCWHHRADVGANAAHPTICLRCVENVDGAGETRHFA; encoded by the coding sequence ATGACCGATTACAAAACAACACTGAATTTGCCCAACACCGGTTTTGCGATGAAAGCAAACCTCGCCCAGCGCGAGCCGGACATGCTCAAACAATGGCAAGCGAGTGATCTGTACCAACAGATTCGCGCTGCACGTGTTGGTCACGAGCAATTTATTTTGCACGACGGCCCACCCTACGCCAACGGCGATATTCATATCGGTCACGCGGTTAACAAAATCCTCAAAGACATTATCGTCAAAAGCAAAACCTTAAGTGGTTTTGACGCGCCCTATGTGCCGGGTTGGGACTGCCATGGCCTGCCAATCGAACACAATGTCGAGAAAAAAATCGGCAAGGCAGGCGATAAGGTTGATGTAAAGACTTTCCGCAATAAGTGCCGCGAATATGCCGCCAAACAAGTCGAAGGCCAAAAGGCTGATTTTGTGCGCTTGGGAGTTTTAGGTGAATGGGATAAACCCTATCTCACTATGGATTATAAATTCGAAGCGGACATTATTCGCTCGCTCGGAAAAATTGCTGAAAACGGCCATCTACACAAAGGTTTTAAACCTGTGTACTGGAGTGTTGTCGGTGGCTCCGCGCTCGCAGAAGCTGAAGTGGAATATCAGGATAAAACCTCATTTTCTATCGATGTAAAATTTGCATTTGTCGATCAAGCTGCAATTGAAAAAGCAATTGCCGAGTTGAGTGGCAGTGGGAAAATCTCGTTGGTGATCTGGACAACCACTCCTTGGACTTTACCTGCGAATCAAGCGGTTTCTGCCAATGCAGAAGTGGACTACGCCTTGGTGCAAGTGGGCGACGAACGTTTGCTGGTGGCTGAGACGTTAATCGGCAGTGTGCTGGCACGCGCAAAAATTGAAAACCATGTAATCGTTGGCCGTGTAAAAGGCGCTGTATTGGAAAACTTGTTGCTGCAACATCCTTTCTACGCGCGTCAGGTTCCAGTGATTCTCGGTGATCATGTGACTACTGATGCCGGTACTGGCTTCGTGCATACCGCACCAGATCACGGCGCCGACGACTTTAATGTCGGTGTGAAATACGGCATAGGCACGCTTAACTACATCGATGATCACGGCACCTATCGCCCGAACGTAGAAATCTTTGCGGGCGATCACGTTTACAAAGTGGATGAAAAAGTAGTTGCGCTTTTAATTGAAAAAAATGCGCTGCTCGCGCAAGGCAAGATTACCCACAGCTTCCCACACTGCTGGCGCACCAAAACCCCGCTGATTTTCCGTGCAACACCGCAATGGTTTGTGAGCATGAGCAAAAACAATTTGCGTGATCAAGTTGCGCAAGCGGTGGAGTCGGTTGAGTGGGTGCCGGATTGGGGTAAAGCGCGTATCGATGCCATGCTCGCAACGTCACCGGATTGGTGTATCTCCCGCCAGCGCACTTGGGGTGTTCCCATTGCGTTGTTTGTGAATAAAGAAACGCAAGAATTGCATCCGGAAACTGCGCGCTTGATTGAAGCCGTTGCGCAAAAAGTCGAGCTGGCCGGAATGGATGCCTGGTTCGAACTGGATGCTGCCGAATTGCTCGGTGCCGACGCCGATAAGTATCAAAAAGTCACTGATACCTTGGACGTATGGTTTGATTCCGGCGTAACGCATTACGCGGTACTTGAGCAACGCGGTGGTTTGCGTTTCCCGGCAGATTTGTATCTGGAAGGCTCAGACCAGCACCGCGGTTGGTTCCAGTCATCGCTAAAAACCTCCATGGCGATGCATGGCGTTCCTCCTTATAAAACCGTGCTGACTCATGGTTTTGTGGTGGACGCGCAAGGGCGCAAAATGTCCAAGTCCATTGGCAATGTAATTCCGCCACAAAAAGTAGTGAACGACTTGGGCGCGGACGTATTGCGTTTATGGGTTGCTGCAACGGATTTCAGCACTGAGATGAGTGTGTCCGATGAAATTCTGAAGCGCACCGCTGATTCCTATCGTCGCATTCGCAATACCGCGCGCTTTATCTTGTCCAACCTCACCGGCTTTAATCCGGCAACTGATGCTGTTCCTGTTGAAAATATGTTGCAGTTGGATCGCTGGATTGTGGCGCGTACAGCACAATTGCAGCAAGACATTATCGCTGCTTACGACAGCTACCAATTGCATTTGATCTACCAAAAACTGCACAACTTCTGTGTGGTTGAGTTGGGCGGTTTCTATCTCGATATTATTAAAGATCGCCAATACACCGTAAAAGGTGACGCGCTTGCTCGCCGTTCCGCGCAAACTGCATTGCATTACGTGATTGAAGCGATGGTGCGCTGGATTGCACCGATTCTAAGTTTCACTGCCGATGAAATCTGGAAAGAAATTGCCGGCGAGCGCGAAGCGAATGTGTTTGTCGCTGAATGGTATCAATTGCCTGCAATGCCTGTAGATTCCTTTGCTGACAGCTACTGGGAATTGATCGCGCAAGTGAAAGACGCCGTAAACAAAGTGTTGGAGGCAAAACGCACTGCAGGCGAAGTGGGTGGTTCATTAGGTGCTGAAGTCATTTTGTATTGCGACGAAAAGTTGCACGGCGAATTGCACAAACTTGCCAACGAATTGCGCTTTGTATTGATCACATCTACCGCTGAAATTCGCCCACTAGGTGAAGCGCAAAATGCTGAAGCAACCGATATTGCCGGTTTACAAGTGGCAGTGAAAAAATCCGAACATACAAAGTGTGAGCGCTGCTGGCACCATCGCGCTGACGTGGGTGCCAATGCTGCGCATCCCACTATTTGTTTGCGCTGTGTTGAAAATGTGGATGGTGCGGGCGAAACCCGTCACTTTGCTTAA
- the lspA gene encoding signal peptidase II, which yields MKIYQKAWFWYVVALVIVALDQVSKHAIEAAFEYGETLVFTSFFNFTLAYNTGAAFSFLADAGGWQRWFFAVIALVASVLLSVWIARCAQQKPREAFALAFILGGALGNLYDRIVHGHVVDFIVVHYQDNYWPAFNLADSAISLGAAVLIIDMLFSKEKKENA from the coding sequence TTGAAAATTTATCAGAAAGCCTGGTTTTGGTATGTCGTTGCACTTGTGATAGTGGCATTGGATCAAGTCAGCAAGCATGCAATCGAAGCCGCATTTGAGTATGGCGAAACCTTGGTGTTTACGTCGTTTTTCAATTTTACCCTGGCCTATAACACCGGCGCGGCATTTAGTTTTCTTGCCGATGCTGGTGGTTGGCAGCGCTGGTTCTTTGCAGTGATTGCGTTAGTCGCGAGTGTGTTGCTGAGCGTGTGGATCGCGCGTTGCGCCCAACAAAAGCCGCGTGAAGCTTTCGCCCTGGCGTTTATTTTGGGTGGTGCCCTGGGAAACTTGTACGACCGTATCGTACATGGCCATGTGGTGGATTTTATTGTTGTGCATTACCAGGATAATTATTGGCCTGCATTCAATCTTGCTGATTCGGCGATCAGTCTGGGCGCTGCCGTATTGATTATTGATATGTTGTTTAGCAAAGAGAAAAAAGAGAATGCGTGA
- a CDS encoding peptidylprolyl isomerase, with protein MRELAIGPGTKITLHFALQLDNGEMVDSNFERDPATFTVGDGNLLPGFEKALFGMLEGEHKTLVIKPEDGFGQRNPNNIQEIARSQFSPDLELSEGLMLSFADAQKTELPGVVVRFDDDVVVVDFNHPLAGRDILFEVAILKIEPVQVH; from the coding sequence ATGCGTGAATTAGCAATTGGTCCTGGTACTAAAATTACCCTGCACTTTGCCCTGCAGTTGGACAATGGCGAAATGGTGGACTCCAATTTTGAGCGCGATCCAGCCACCTTTACCGTGGGCGATGGCAACCTTCTGCCCGGATTTGAAAAAGCCTTGTTTGGTATGTTGGAGGGCGAGCACAAAACCCTAGTGATTAAACCTGAGGATGGTTTTGGTCAGCGCAATCCCAATAATATCCAGGAAATTGCACGTAGCCAGTTCAGCCCGGATTTGGAGCTGAGTGAAGGCCTGATGCTGTCCTTTGCCGATGCACAAAAAACCGAGCTTCCTGGTGTCGTGGTGCGATTTGATGACGATGTTGTAGTGGTGGATTTTAATCATCCATTGGCGGGGCGCGATATTTTATTTGAAGTGGCTATCCTTAAAATCGAACCGGTTCAGGTGCATTAA
- the ispH gene encoding 4-hydroxy-3-methylbut-2-enyl diphosphate reductase gives MTQIKLANPRGFCAGVDRAIDIVNRALDVFGAPIYVRHEVVHNKFVVDSLRERGAIFVDEVEQVPDDVILIFSAHGVSQAVRQEAEARGLQVFDATCPLVTKVHIEVTRYSREGRECILIGHEGHPEVEGTMGQYSAENGGAIYLVEDEADVEALQVNDAENLAYVTQTTLSMDDTAKVIEALRNKFPKIQGPRRDDICYATTNRQDAVRQLALECDLVLVVGSPNSSNSNRLRELAERCGTEAYLIDGPEDINPEWIKDRVSIGITAGASAPEILVKQVIDKLKACGAQAPIEMDGTPENISFSLPKALRL, from the coding sequence ATGACCCAAATCAAGCTCGCTAATCCCCGTGGTTTTTGTGCTGGCGTCGATCGCGCAATTGATATTGTAAATCGCGCCCTTGATGTATTCGGTGCGCCAATTTATGTGCGCCATGAAGTGGTGCACAATAAATTTGTGGTGGATTCCTTGCGCGAGCGCGGCGCCATTTTTGTTGATGAAGTCGAACAGGTTCCCGATGATGTTATTTTGATTTTCAGTGCGCACGGTGTATCACAAGCTGTGCGTCAGGAAGCAGAAGCGCGTGGTTTGCAAGTATTCGATGCAACCTGTCCGCTGGTCACTAAAGTGCATATTGAAGTCACTCGCTATAGTCGCGAAGGGCGCGAATGTATTCTGATTGGTCACGAAGGACACCCCGAAGTAGAAGGCACCATGGGGCAATACAGTGCTGAAAATGGCGGCGCTATTTATCTTGTGGAGGATGAGGCCGATGTTGAGGCACTACAGGTAAATGATGCAGAAAACCTAGCGTATGTGACCCAAACTACGCTCTCCATGGACGACACGGCAAAAGTCATTGAAGCATTGCGCAATAAGTTTCCCAAAATTCAGGGGCCGCGTCGCGACGATATCTGTTACGCCACCACTAATCGCCAGGATGCCGTACGCCAATTGGCCCTGGAGTGCGATCTGGTTCTGGTTGTTGGCTCCCCCAACTCCTCCAACTCCAACCGCCTGCGAGAGCTGGCCGAGCGTTGCGGGACAGAAGCCTATCTTATCGATGGCCCCGAAGACATTAATCCTGAATGGATTAAAGACCGCGTTAGCATCGGCATCACCGCAGGCGCCTCCGCCCCTGAAATATTGGTAAAACAAGTAATCGATAAATTAAAAGCCTGCGGCGCACAAGCCCCTATTGAAATGGATGGCACACCGGAAAACATCAGTTTTTCTTTGCCGAAGGCGTTAAGATTGTAA
- a CDS encoding GspH/FimT family protein, with product MKQQGITLIELIAVLSILAIAISIAAPTFSEQIKHTQTKIVMHDLLRAIESARTLAVSSNSRTILFANQKDWTQGWSLFIDKNNDGVLNNDEILQQVTAVTSKIKIEANSHVKEYISFISTGEARKVGKSNGGVLQLGTFNICPTIKGKGYGLVISRGGRTRVKTLTVAQCDQIK from the coding sequence ATGAAACAGCAGGGTATTACTCTCATCGAATTAATCGCAGTACTCTCTATATTGGCAATAGCCATCTCTATTGCTGCCCCCACTTTTTCTGAACAAATCAAACATACACAGACAAAAATCGTCATGCATGACTTACTACGCGCCATAGAGTCTGCACGCACATTGGCAGTAAGCAGCAACAGTCGCACCATTTTATTTGCAAATCAAAAAGACTGGACGCAAGGCTGGAGTTTATTTATTGATAAGAATAATGATGGGGTATTAAATAATGATGAAATATTACAGCAGGTAACGGCAGTAACTTCCAAAATAAAAATTGAAGCCAATAGCCATGTGAAAGAATATATCTCCTTCATAAGTACAGGAGAAGCCCGAAAAGTAGGGAAGAGCAATGGGGGCGTATTGCAACTGGGAACATTCAATATTTGCCCGACCATAAAGGGCAAGGGCTATGGCTTGGTAATCTCCAGAGGAGGAAGAACGCGAGTAAAAACCTTAACAGTGGCGCAATGTGACCAAATCAAATAG
- a CDS encoding GspH/FimT family pseudopilin — protein MNRNKGFTLVELMVTVVVVSIVVAVAIPSFSDQIKNNRSEALGEEFASALNFARMEAVKRVGRVSLCPSDNGAACTNSAWTDGWIIFVDYAAADNAAPLTTQGGISNILRRWNKAATDSEISVQTNNAAINYIRFTGLGALARLNNPPTPVVVEAKLNGCKGDKARRITVGVSGIVNVAKIACDANP, from the coding sequence ATGAATAGAAACAAAGGGTTTACATTAGTTGAGCTTATGGTGACGGTAGTGGTGGTTTCTATCGTCGTCGCGGTTGCAATTCCCAGCTTTTCAGATCAGATAAAAAATAATCGTTCAGAGGCGTTGGGCGAAGAATTTGCATCTGCCTTAAATTTTGCCCGCATGGAGGCCGTAAAGCGCGTTGGCAGAGTATCGTTATGCCCAAGTGACAATGGCGCCGCTTGCACTAATTCTGCTTGGACTGATGGTTGGATCATTTTTGTTGATTATGCTGCTGCCGATAATGCTGCGCCCTTAACTACGCAAGGCGGCATAAGTAATATTCTTCGGCGATGGAATAAGGCCGCTACTGATAGCGAGATTTCCGTTCAGACGAATAATGCTGCGATTAATTATATTCGATTTACAGGTTTGGGGGCTTTGGCCAGATTAAATAATCCTCCTACCCCGGTGGTTGTTGAAGCAAAGCTCAATGGGTGTAAAGGTGATAAGGCACGGCGAATCACTGTGGGTGTTTCAGGAATTGTGAATGTGGCGAAGATCGCTTGTGATGCCAATCCTTGA
- the pilV gene encoding type IV pilus modification protein PilV: protein MTKTIDLQRGVGLIEVLVAVLLMGTSLLAISALQVRSLQQNHEALIRTQANILAYDILERVRMASPMAPGALVLPVQDDMDDLAENLLPNGVVNLNCNAGRLCTITLTWSEFTRTEDDADQQASTFTYSTRL from the coding sequence GTGACGAAAACGATTGATTTACAGCGGGGCGTAGGCCTAATTGAGGTGCTGGTAGCAGTGCTTTTGATGGGAACATCATTGCTGGCAATTTCCGCTCTACAAGTCCGATCTCTTCAACAAAATCACGAGGCGTTAATAAGAACACAAGCCAATATTTTGGCTTACGACATATTAGAGCGAGTAAGGATGGCTAGCCCCATGGCTCCCGGTGCTCTTGTCTTGCCTGTCCAAGATGATATGGATGACCTTGCAGAAAACTTACTCCCTAATGGGGTGGTAAATTTGAATTGCAATGCGGGTCGATTGTGTACGATTACACTTACCTGGAGTGAGTTTACTCGTACAGAAGATGACGCAGATCAGCAGGCATCCACATTTACCTATAGCACACGACTTTAG
- a CDS encoding PilW family protein, which produces MRFQKGLSLVELMIAITLGLILMTGVIQLFISSKDTFRTQQATSRVQETGRLAVEFINRDLRMAGFTGFRGRISAISNKIAPVNYANDYVNGVSVIASNSAADIAPMNGTNVLVIRGALAGESSALILPAEAGLLTVTLRSTEVGACSDGATRYNGLCPTDDLMIADYQKTVVFKPTSIAPSGATLQIKYAGGWGGDYLNYKEYFTIGAQISSAQTVSYFVREGVSGRPSLFQRINSGAAVELLEGVANIAASYNRFSNPNAYLDAIGTLDGLWNNQSDPVISMQIELLVESIDDRVLDEKQTYRFNNQNIPADDFRLRQVFATTVALRNQLP; this is translated from the coding sequence ATGCGCTTCCAAAAAGGCTTATCTCTCGTTGAGTTGATGATAGCAATAACCCTGGGCTTAATATTGATGACTGGGGTAATTCAGTTATTTATATCCAGTAAAGATACGTTTCGTACTCAGCAGGCAACATCTAGAGTGCAAGAGACAGGGCGCTTAGCGGTAGAGTTTATTAATCGTGATCTGCGAATGGCTGGCTTTACTGGTTTTCGGGGAAGAATATCCGCAATAAGCAATAAAATTGCGCCAGTCAATTATGCAAATGATTATGTAAATGGTGTTTCTGTTATAGCGAGCAATTCTGCAGCCGATATAGCACCGATGAATGGTACTAATGTACTAGTTATTCGGGGGGCGCTGGCAGGTGAGAGTTCAGCATTGATTTTGCCTGCAGAAGCGGGGTTGCTTACTGTCACTTTGAGAAGTACAGAGGTTGGAGCATGCAGTGATGGTGCTACTCGGTATAACGGGCTTTGCCCAACTGATGATTTAATGATAGCTGATTATCAGAAAACTGTTGTGTTTAAACCTACATCCATTGCTCCTAGCGGTGCTACGTTACAAATAAAATATGCAGGTGGATGGGGGGGCGACTATCTAAACTATAAAGAGTATTTCACTATAGGTGCTCAGATATCTTCTGCTCAAACTGTCTCTTATTTTGTTCGCGAAGGTGTATCAGGGCGACCAAGTTTGTTTCAGCGCATTAATTCAGGAGCTGCAGTAGAGTTATTGGAAGGTGTTGCCAATATTGCCGCTAGCTATAATCGTTTTAGTAATCCGAATGCTTATTTAGATGCGATTGGAACACTCGATGGATTGTGGAATAACCAGAGTGACCCTGTCATCAGTATGCAAATAGAGCTGCTTGTCGAAAGCATTGACGATCGTGTGTTGGATGAAAAACAAACCTACCGGTTTAATAATCAAAATATTCCAGCAGATGACTTCCGGCTACGTCAGGTTTTTGCAACCACGGTTGCATTGCGGAATCAATTGCCTTAG
- a CDS encoding PilX N-terminal domain-containing pilus assembly protein has translation MQFKLHSNTMKQRQAGAVLIVALVMVLLMTIVGVSAIKGSNLQELMAGNVRDKQISFQAAEAALRDAEASVNGVNPPNIGGATVGFVEQIAAGSVSSHWRNNFVWFDKTTQFSVLTDMDLKMIHDKPRYVVEKLDVTYVPGSDGRAVDLLGVQNAPEIMIYRITGRGVGVTDSSITYLQSLYRRQ, from the coding sequence ATGCAATTCAAATTACACAGCAACACAATGAAACAACGCCAAGCAGGTGCCGTTCTGATTGTGGCATTGGTAATGGTGCTTTTAATGACAATAGTAGGCGTGTCGGCAATTAAAGGAAGTAACTTGCAGGAATTAATGGCGGGCAATGTGCGTGATAAGCAAATATCTTTTCAAGCTGCCGAGGCCGCTTTGCGTGATGCTGAGGCATCTGTTAATGGTGTAAATCCCCCAAACATTGGTGGCGCTACAGTGGGGTTCGTTGAGCAAATTGCTGCCGGCTCGGTGTCGTCTCATTGGCGCAATAATTTTGTGTGGTTTGATAAAACAACACAATTCTCTGTTCTCACTGATATGGATTTGAAGATGATCCATGACAAACCCCGATATGTGGTAGAGAAGCTGGATGTTACTTATGTGCCGGGATCAGATGGTCGTGCAGTTGATCTCCTTGGTGTGCAAAATGCGCCAGAAATTATGATTTATAGAATTACTGGGCGGGGAGTTGGAGTAACCGATAGCTCTATTACCTATTTGCAGTCGCTATACCGGCGGCAGTAA